The proteins below are encoded in one region of Bremerella sp. P1:
- a CDS encoding HEAT repeat domain-containing protein: MNVRATIALVFLGLMAIELPAQQPFRYTSREEDDRRRAEQQAAQLQQRPVLPEKLLEKLDQIRKSGELSGSGGGKDTAYYHYHILFYDVLRPNVEAPFDTQGLRPEMTSQVLSLCGLGDAKPPQRFPYETVLLLGELRKNKMAKELSELAEDSSQPTAVRYACIFALYRAGEPFRADLLISILENESNFESRVIGLIALMHGGEKSVPTLVKHLQDANVEIATAAACGLYYARPPEAVPLLDKAYRRYAHGSPPLLILSALERYENEPCRQVLAGLIRDTLDGKLPMQNMYRILSAFEDACDQDWQRVAGIKEFDPVVEAEAALEWYAQHRMKWEQQQQTLLAKVVNAKVQLEVAQHVETVRHEEYKRLLLLQGDEIVTPEMSQAAHARWQTVKEEVAQMQQELTQSEAQLKGLNADGR; the protein is encoded by the coding sequence ATGAATGTACGTGCGACGATTGCCCTGGTTTTCCTAGGGCTGATGGCGATTGAATTGCCGGCACAACAGCCGTTCCGATATACCAGTCGAGAAGAAGACGATCGACGACGAGCCGAACAGCAGGCGGCCCAGTTGCAGCAGAGGCCCGTGCTGCCAGAAAAACTTCTTGAGAAGCTCGATCAAATTCGCAAGAGCGGCGAGCTTTCTGGTTCCGGAGGTGGGAAGGACACTGCCTACTATCACTATCACATCCTCTTCTACGATGTGCTCCGCCCCAATGTGGAGGCTCCCTTCGATACGCAGGGACTTCGGCCTGAGATGACATCCCAGGTACTCAGCCTGTGTGGTCTGGGGGATGCCAAACCGCCCCAGCGATTTCCGTACGAGACGGTGCTGCTCTTAGGCGAACTGCGAAAGAATAAAATGGCCAAGGAGTTGTCGGAGCTGGCCGAAGATTCATCGCAGCCGACCGCCGTGCGGTATGCGTGTATCTTTGCCCTATACCGAGCAGGCGAACCATTCCGCGCTGACTTGTTGATCTCGATTTTGGAGAACGAATCCAATTTTGAAAGTCGAGTCATCGGCCTGATTGCCCTGATGCATGGTGGCGAAAAGAGTGTGCCGACACTCGTGAAGCATCTGCAGGATGCGAATGTCGAGATCGCGACAGCCGCGGCATGTGGTCTGTACTATGCGCGTCCGCCTGAGGCCGTTCCACTTTTGGACAAGGCATACCGTCGCTATGCTCATGGAAGCCCGCCGCTGTTGATTCTGTCGGCGCTAGAACGATACGAAAACGAGCCATGCCGGCAAGTACTGGCCGGATTGATTCGCGATACGCTGGATGGCAAGCTGCCGATGCAAAACATGTATCGGATTCTGTCGGCATTCGAGGATGCCTGCGACCAGGATTGGCAGCGTGTGGCCGGCATCAAAGAGTTTGACCCGGTCGTCGAAGCGGAGGCGGCACTCGAGTGGTACGCTCAGCACCGCATGAAATGGGAGCAACAGCAACAAACGCTCTTGGCCAAAGTTGTCAATGCCAAAGTACAGTTAGAAGTCGCCCAGCACGTGGAAACCGTACGGCATGAGGAATACAAGCGTCTCTTGCTGCTGCAAGGTGACGAAATCGTCACCCCAGAAATGTCCCAAGCCGCCCACGCCAGGTGGCAAACCGTGAAAGAAGAAGTCGCCCAGATGCAGCAAGAGCTAACGCAATCCGAAGCCCAGCTTAAGGGACTGAATGCTGACGGGCGTTGA
- a CDS encoding SHOCT domain-containing protein, producing MQQLTPEGNRIVNDLAQRYGFSTDAVTHMMFAVLNGNGGMAQFNHPEFGGSGQWMQGGMMMLGDMFNYGLKNSVGGLCQEISNILANQPGLLRTGSFQSQSQSGGGQQNQATGGQMGQSSLFVPDPDQNWWPQDLGSPSSTGSQNNVQYAYFPNISRLAVKTGGDVWVYDTQNHQIGGFSQQQGMGSSIIFSSQFGTVSLATLPVVSRNGQTIQAQPQSSTAPPAQPTPAPAAPSANEANVFDAIAKLGELRDKGFLSDEEFNSKKSELLGRL from the coding sequence ATGCAACAGCTTACGCCAGAAGGTAACCGAATCGTCAATGATTTGGCTCAGCGATATGGTTTCAGTACGGATGCTGTGACCCACATGATGTTTGCCGTACTCAATGGCAATGGCGGAATGGCGCAGTTCAATCACCCTGAATTTGGCGGCTCCGGGCAGTGGATGCAGGGCGGGATGATGATGTTGGGGGACATGTTCAACTACGGACTGAAGAACTCGGTAGGGGGACTGTGTCAGGAAATCTCCAACATTCTGGCCAACCAACCCGGGTTGCTGCGGACCGGCAGTTTTCAGTCACAAAGCCAAAGTGGCGGTGGCCAGCAAAATCAAGCTACCGGCGGCCAAATGGGACAATCGAGTCTGTTCGTGCCAGATCCCGATCAGAATTGGTGGCCTCAAGATCTTGGTTCTCCCAGTTCAACCGGATCACAAAACAACGTGCAATATGCTTACTTTCCCAATATTTCTCGCTTGGCGGTAAAGACTGGCGGCGACGTGTGGGTTTACGATACCCAGAATCATCAGATCGGCGGTTTCTCGCAGCAGCAGGGAATGGGTAGTTCGATCATCTTTTCCAGCCAATTCGGTACTGTCAGTTTGGCAACGCTGCCGGTTGTTTCGCGCAATGGTCAAACCATTCAAGCCCAGCCGCAGTCGTCGACAGCACCTCCTGCACAGCCGACTCCAGCCCCAGCGGCCCCTTCGGCCAATGAAGCGAATGTCTTCGACGCGATTGCGAAGCTTGGCGAGCTTCGCGACAAGGGATTTCTTAGCGATGAAGAGTTCAACTCGAAGAAGTCAGAACTGCTGGGACGGCTGTAA